The Mixophyes fleayi isolate aMixFle1 chromosome 1, aMixFle1.hap1, whole genome shotgun sequence genome includes a region encoding these proteins:
- the TMEM119 gene encoding transmembrane protein 119 — translation MGCLVTLCVLLFFTCPMSLARYTTPESDNGSGEWEGKNLISPTESHELAGVPTENSINRNGTATSFNLLESITQFLKEYMLLIIVVGSLVILLIFIICAAVIMSHKHKASAYYPSAFSQKEYVNHDDKCGGARSFNEIPEKEQDLKPEEVVDSTKQLQADIINAAQNLKSPTKSASFKENKKIPEEPKEIIEPPVKENTEETTIDKTQDSVKTQEVAPSEKVAEVPSQPPEETKPAGESQEAPAEADVPTTQEEGSGNVEEEKPVPSDCGPENSNPCEGQETQQATETCGV, via the coding sequence ATGGGATGCCTTGTGACCTTATGTGTTCTGCTTTTCTTCACGTGCCCCATGAGTCTGGCTCGATACACCACTCCTGAATCTGATAATGGAAGCGGGGAATGGGAAggcaaaaatttaatttccccTACTGAGAGCCATGAGCTTGCTGGAGTTCCAACAGAGAACTCTATAAATCGGAATGGCACCGCCACCTCCTTCAATCTTTTGGAGAGTATAACCCAGTTTTTAAAGGAGTACATGTTACTTATAATTGTGGTGGGTTCACTGGTCATCCTGCTGATATTCATAATATGTGCAGCAGTGATTATGAGTCACAAGCACAAAGCTTCTGCCTATTACCCTTCCGCTTTCTCACAGAAAGAGTATGTGAACCATGATGACaaatgtggaggagccaggtccTTTAATGAGATTCCTGAAAAAGAACAAGATTTAAAGCCTGAAGAAGTTGTGGACTCCACCAAGCAGCTACAAGCTGACATCATCAATGCTGCTCAGAACCTTAAATCTCCTACCAAAAGTGCTAgcttcaaagaaaataaaaaaatcccagaGGAACCAAAAGAGATCATTGAACCACCTGTAAAAGAAAATACGGAGGAGACCACCATTGACAAAACCCAAGACAGTGTCAAAACCCAAGAGGTAGCTCCATCTGAAAAGGTGGCGGAGGTTCCAAGTCAGCCTCCAGAAGAAACTAAGCCTGCAGGTGAATCTCAGGAGGCTCCAGCTGAAGCAGATGTTCCAACAACTCAGGAGGAAGGTAGTGGAAATGTGGAAGAGGAAAAGCCTGTGCCCTCTGACTGTGGACCAGAAAACAGCAATCCTTGTGAGGGTCAAGAAACACAGCAGGCCACAGAAACATGTGGGGTTTAA